Part of the Perognathus longimembris pacificus isolate PPM17 chromosome 1, ASM2315922v1, whole genome shotgun sequence genome, gcagaATAGGCAGTAAGCAAGCAGCTGGACGTCCTAAAGCCTGTGTACCAATGGAGGGCCATTCTGGCCAGCCTCCTGTCTGTGCATCCCCAGCTGATGCTGACAGGGCACCAAGCTGATAGCCTTCCAGGGAAGAGCATGTTTATTATTAAGAACATAATCCTTATTGTTAAGAGGTGCTGTTGGCCTCTACAGTCCCTCAAGTCTCAATTCAGCAACAAATGGATTCTCAGAAGTGATAGAAGGTAGCTGGGCTTTACTCTCCAGATCACTCAGCAGAAATATAAAAACTGAGAATCATTTATCTCTGTCTTCCCACCTCCACCTGAAAAATACTCCTAATGCCTAACCTGTTTCCTTTTGTGTCCCTTCTTTAGAGCTGTCTCATTCCTCTCTGAGGGAAATACCCATAGGCCCTTGATTATTTCTGTTACCTTCCATACTCATCAAGCTCATTAGTCTGGAACAGAGTAACCCTCTCAGTTCTAATAGGATGGTCAGATCTCTTCCTGTTATGCCTGCCTGGATTTGAACCAGCATCTCCACAGCTCCCCCCaacctcccctcctccatctccacAGCTTTTACATCTGCTCTGCCACAATATTTGCCAACATCCACATTTGTCAGGGATATTTGTGCAACTCCTTTTTCTATTACCTtagtagttttatttgttttgttttgttttgttttgttttttgccagtcttgggccttggactcagggcctgagcactgtccctggcttctttttgctcaaggctagcactctgccacttgagccacagcgccacttctggccattttctatatatgtggtgctggggaatcgaacccagggtttcatgcatacaacgcaagcactattgccactaggccatgttcccagcccccatttatttGTTCGtttatatatgtgagtgtgtgtgtgtgtgtgtgtgtgtgtgtgtatgcatgtggtgATAATggagttcgaactcagggcctgggcactgttctttacCTTTTTAAtcaaggcaagggctctactacttgagccacagctccattttttgcttttctggtggttaattggggtaagagtcttatggacttttctgtctggcttaGCTTGGAAtggatcttggccttctgagtagctaggatattagGTGTGAGCGACTAGTGCCtggatttattttctctctcatttattttattggctggttaaaatgaaataaactataaAACAGGCTATTGGCTTTCTACATTAGGTCagcagagatttttaaaaaatattttaatttgtattaagTCCTTTCAATTCCAGAATTCAGgttatgagtaaaatgcatcttgatcaatgtcaccccttaaatccagggcttcctgcatgccagCCTAGGTCCATGTTCTacccactgagctatacctcaacCCTCATGCCTGATTTTTATGTGTGCTCACCATCATGGTGTTGGGAAAGCTGGGCCTAAGGGGACCTCCCAGATCCACAGCACTGTGTAGGAAGGCATACTGGGTGATTATACCATACCTAAAACaatgccctccctcccacccattgTTCCAAGGTTAGACAGCAAgcctggggaaaagcaaaggGCAAGGGCAGGTCATGGTCCTCTTACCCCCTGGACACCGGGTGGGAAGACGTACTGGATGACAATGGTGCCGTACTTCTCATAGCTGGGCAGTAGGAGGGTGGCGTCCTTGGAAACCAGCATCCGCCCATTCTGGGGCTGGTTGCCCACCAGCTGCCCATAGAAGCGGCCACACATGGGGCAGGCCTTTTTCACCTGCAGGGCCCGGGTGATGCAGCCCTCACAGAAGGAGTGCCGGCACTTCTCCAATGTCTTGGCATTCTGGATCTCCCCGAGACAGATGGGGCAGGTGCTCTCctgctcttctgcctcctcccggaggcggggaggaagaggagggggcaagggaggaggaggaggggggagccccCGTGCCCCTGGAGGCAAGAGTGGGGCTGCTCGAAGAGGGGGTGGGCCTGGGCGGTGCAGCTCTGGGtgctccccaccaccccccaaagCCAGGCAGCCCATGAGCTCCCCCTGCCTCTGAGCTTTCTTcagctctttctctgcctctttcaGCAACCCCTTGAGAGCCTTCCGGGCCAGGTAGAGACCATTgggaggggccgggggagggccCTGTGGGGAAAGCTGGAGAACATAGATGTCAGAAGTCTCGCCATCTATGAGGATGGACACTCGGTGCTCCTCCCGTAGCCGAGCCAGCCGGGCTGGGGTCTCCTTGCTCAGGAAGTCCCAGACAGGCTTGGAGACAGTCACTTTGTTCTTGCAGGTGCCTCCACAGGCTGCCATTCTGGACAGGACGAACGACACTGCCCCCAGGGTGAAAGGGACTCAGGGTGGGGGGTTCCCATTTGACACATATATAAGTGACTCCTACTGCAAGTTCTTTCCAAGCCTTTTCTTACTTCTATTCTCTcaaaaccccaaccccaacccctctTGCAAACTTTCCCCTTTAGTAgtgaactcaggccttcacacttattaggctggtactctacaaatTAAGTCACAATTCCAGTTgtgctggttagtttggagatgaTGTCTAGGGAACTTTTCTGTCTAgaatggcctcaaaccaggatcctccagatctgagcctgctgagtagctaagattataggtatgagccagtggcacctgacTTGCAAACTCATTTTCAATCTCCCCTTACCTCCTATAACCCCAACATCCCCTAAGAAGCAAAACATTTTCATACTTCATTACTGTAAGCCAAACATCAGCCTTGGTTCTCTTCTCACCACAGAAACCACCTGTCCCTCCCCCACTCTGGGTGAAAAATGGGCTCTTTAAAGAGGAGGAAGCCTTTCCACCCCCCTTTGTGCTCACTTTGATCCTGAAGAGCTTAGAATTGGCATGCAGGgttcctctctctttctgggcTCCCTACTTGTAGGTTGTGTGACCTGGTGGCATgggaagaaaatggagggaaaatgagaacaccccccccccttcccaaagCTCCACAGGTCCCAACCCAAGAGCCCATGGAACAAAGGGGAACTTGGGTAGAGGTTACTGGGGAGGGGATTTCTTGAAGCACTGGAGGAAACCAATGTAAGGGTTGAGATACTCTCAGGGTACAATTACCTGGAAATCCCATGGAAGATAATGGCAGCAGAAATCCCTCTATTTCCACATTCAGCTGACCAGAACTGTGGGAAAACAGGAGAACAAGGAGTTGTGATGACAAATGTTACCCTTTCCCCCACCTGGCCCAGAAACAactcttcttccattttctttcctctcctgcagaGTTCCATTGCCCATCCTCTTTCTTCAAGTTGCTAAAGGAACTTCTCCCTctaactttctcttttcttctccaacCCTGAGGCTTTCAAGAGAACCCAGAGCACAGATAAGAGAGGACAGGGAGGAAAAAGCCCACACTGATGGAGGTCATTCTTGCCACCTCCCTCA contains:
- the Dtx3 gene encoding probable E3 ubiquitin-protein ligase DTX3 isoform X1, with the protein product MPILSSSGSKMAACGGTCKNKVTVSKPVWDFLSKETPARLARLREEHRVSILIDGETSDIYVLQLSPQGPPPAPPNGLYLARKALKGLLKEAEKELKKAQRQGELMGCLALGGGGEHPELHRPGPPPLRAAPLLPPGARGLPPPPPPLPPPLPPRLREEAEEQESTCPICLGEIQNAKTLEKCRHSFCEGCITRALQVKKACPMCGRFYGQLVGNQPQNGRMLVSKDATLLLPSYEKYGTIVIQYVFPPGVQGAEHPNPGVRYPGTTRVAYLPDCPEGNKVLTLFRKAFDQRLTFTIGTSMTTGRPNVITWNDIHHKTSCTGGPQLFGYPDPTYLTRVQEELRAKGITDD
- the Dtx3 gene encoding probable E3 ubiquitin-protein ligase DTX3 isoform X2, producing MSFVLSRMAACGGTCKNKVTVSKPVWDFLSKETPARLARLREEHRVSILIDGETSDIYVLQLSPQGPPPAPPNGLYLARKALKGLLKEAEKELKKAQRQGELMGCLALGGGGEHPELHRPGPPPLRAAPLLPPGARGLPPPPPPLPPPLPPRLREEAEEQESTCPICLGEIQNAKTLEKCRHSFCEGCITRALQVKKACPMCGRFYGQLVGNQPQNGRMLVSKDATLLLPSYEKYGTIVIQYVFPPGVQGAEHPNPGVRYPGTTRVAYLPDCPEGNKVLTLFRKAFDQRLTFTIGTSMTTGRPNVITWNDIHHKTSCTGGPQLFGYPDPTYLTRVQEELRAKGITDD